Proteins encoded together in one Helicobacter sp. 12S02232-10 window:
- a CDS encoding DMT family transporter → MRGLMFVSMMLWGLTWTASKIMVEQADPFVIACIKCGIVTLSFLPLMLYLKIPFHLPKSSIFPTILVGIFNTIYNYLLLIGLQYGDAGSAGVIAEVLAPFFATFVWMIVKKSTLLRKEKIGLFLGIVSAAFLVDISNPRVLFSLFNAIYVFAALMWACITISSRYATESANPIAINFYSSMIPFIIFLPFLFIQDMQPIFEANRSFWLSMFSVTILSTTFATTIFYKGIKVLGVTQGGIFVLLVPVGALLFAWIFLGEIPKIHTIIGGGVAIGAIYLINFYRPKRRKNK, encoded by the coding sequence ATGAGGGGTTTGATGTTTGTGTCTATGATGCTTTGGGGGCTGACTTGGACAGCATCAAAAATAATGGTCGAACAAGCTGATCCCTTTGTGATTGCTTGTATCAAATGTGGCATTGTGACTTTAAGCTTCCTGCCTCTGATGCTTTATTTAAAAATCCCTTTTCATCTCCCTAAAAGCTCAATTTTCCCTACAATTTTGGTAGGCATTTTCAATACAATTTATAATTATTTGCTCTTAATCGGATTGCAATATGGAGATGCAGGCAGTGCCGGTGTGATTGCTGAAGTTTTAGCTCCATTTTTTGCTACATTTGTTTGGATGATTGTCAAAAAAAGCACACTTTTAAGAAAAGAAAAAATCGGATTATTTTTGGGTATTGTTTCAGCAGCTTTTTTGGTAGATATTTCTAACCCGCGTGTTTTATTTTCACTCTTTAACGCTATTTATGTATTTGCTGCTCTGATGTGGGCGTGCATTACTATCAGCTCGCGATACGCTACAGAATCAGCCAATCCTATTGCAATTAATTTTTATAGTTCGATGATCCCTTTTATTATATTTTTGCCTTTTTTATTCATTCAAGATATGCAACCTATATTTGAGGCCAATCGGAGTTTTTGGCTTTCTATGTTTAGCGTTACCATTTTATCCACGACATTTGCCACAACTATTTTCTATAAAGGGATCAAAGTCTTAGGAGTTACACAAGGAGGAATTTTTGTTCTTTTGGTCCCTGTCGGAGCATTGTTATTTGCTTGGATATTCTTGGGTGAAATACCAAAAATTCACACAATTATCGGTGGAGGTGTTGCCATTGGTGCAATTTACCTCATTAATTTTTATCGCCCGAAACGACGAAAAAATAAATAA
- a CDS encoding DUF3519 domain-containing protein yields MIKEIKKLSNATSYTKKYADELFRQARTKTGVSLIEPKDAIPIAEAKVFILRRVKEVDRVVEGHYKSAVAELQFLRSKIKPLEEFGRNYSNYYHRGKEAIDHLLRTKEGQVAGAFFKEGLGDIDLIWGNEKMGLKHILEKHPEMVEKIPRIVKDGELVKNGEFKTIVLNNYKLGLSKGWHNKGDNHWVITAYEDTRLSRSDLLPSNGVASRDVLPSNNLPRDFTEKTLTQQEEALKLNSEATSKTKLKESDFVSKKQEEILDPQTDPSKINAIINDPRFIEESIQKEATSIANDVSPTQDFVPLFKDTRERIRLQNLAENKTSIIFNDLEDIRADLPYLLKEQVEDVKFAEERFANGGRGVLFTNGTGTGKTLTGLGIIKRKLKAGGRNILILTPSTQKNSDWIKEAKLLNIDVSEIKTTKDFIYFFVVSGDKN; encoded by the coding sequence TTGATTAAAGAAATTAAAAAACTCTCCAATGCCACATCTTATACAAAAAAATATGCAGATGAACTTTTTAGACAAGCTCGAACAAAAACAGGGGTGTCTCTCATAGAACCAAAAGATGCTATACCGATAGCAGAGGCAAAGGTTTTTATATTGAGAAGAGTCAAAGAAGTTGATAGAGTCGTAGAAGGGCACTATAAAAGTGCAGTTGCAGAACTTCAATTTCTTCGATCTAAGATAAAACCTTTAGAGGAGTTTGGCAGGAATTATTCTAATTATTATCATAGAGGAAAAGAAGCGATTGATCATCTTTTGAGGACAAAAGAAGGGCAGGTTGCAGGGGCTTTTTTTAAAGAAGGCTTAGGCGATATTGATTTAATCTGGGGAAATGAAAAGATGGGGTTAAAACACATCTTAGAAAAACATCCTGAAATGGTTGAAAAGATTCCTAGGATTGTAAAAGATGGTGAATTGGTTAAGAATGGGGAATTTAAAACTATTGTATTAAATAATTATAAGTTAGGTTTATCAAAAGGTTGGCACAATAAAGGTGATAATCATTGGGTAATAACAGCTTATGAGGATACAAGATTGTCCCGTTCAGACCTTCTGCCAAGTAACGGGGTTGCCTCAAGGGATGTTCTACCCTCGAACAATCTTCCTCGTGATTTTACCGAAAAAACATTAACACAACAAGAAGAAGCATTAAAATTAAACTCGGAAGCTACAAGTAAAACAAAATTAAAAGAATCCGATTTTGTTTCTAAAAAACAAGAAGAAATATTGGATCCACAAACCGACCCATCAAAAATCAATGCTATCATCAATGATCCTCGATTCATTGAAGAAAGCATTCAAAAAGAAGCGACAAGCATTGCAAATGATGTGAGTCCTACTCAAGACTTCGTTCCATTGTTTAAAGACACTCGAGAAAGAATCCGCCTGCAAAATCTTGCCGAAAATAAAACAAGCATTATTTTTAATGATCTTGAAGATATCCGTGCAGATTTACCTTACTTATTAAAAGAGCAAGTAGAAGATGTAAAGTTTGCTGAAGAGAGATTTGCTAATGGAGGCAGGGGGGTATTATTCACAAATGGCACAGGAACGGGCAAAACATTAACAGGGCTTGGAATCATTAAGCGTAAATTAAAAGCAGGGGGGAGAAATATTTTAATCTTAACTCCAAGCACGCAAAAAAATAGCGATTGGATCAAGGAAGCGAAGTTATTAAATATTGATGTATCTGAAATCAAAACCACAAAAGATTTTATTTATTTTTTCGTCGTTTCGGGCGATAAAAATTAA
- a CDS encoding pilus (MSHA type) biogenesis protein MshL has protein sequence MKKIIVLLCLSLLCEAKDLCNEKTFDISTHQDISAKEVIEEIASECFFSVIYADSKTKEILNSQKLILNLKSHKLESILQIITEGADLKYEIKKRHIEIKRLLTKTFNVDYVATARVGSSNTDVIFSQDAQNNLYQNQLYSLENQNDVHQRAMAIGSEQTRLNIGRSGTKIYSIDELNFWGELENELYAITYRPGDKNQPEKSSETKKSIVINKGAGLVTITASPSQIKRVEDYIFLLNQKMQAQVLIDVNILTISHNNIDTAGVNWGEIYNLGIQGLKDGNNLITAGKGGFNYGINIFSQDLTLGRILEFLNHYGKVSSVSNPKVLTLNNQPAIISVGNVLRYAQNLVYQNSTNTAVVQNIGEHFPTVFSGVLLDVTPSISKDYVILKINPSITKTKDSSIENQPNALKSPPNLSTNQLSSIVKLQNNQKVILGGLIHKTQSIVEKKVPILGSIPLLKYLFSYKKDLKQTQEIIIVITPKIITATTFQKDLGYAGLEGNYNEN, from the coding sequence ATGAAAAAAATAATCGTATTACTATGCCTTTCTTTGCTCTGTGAGGCAAAAGATTTATGCAATGAAAAAACATTCGATATTTCTACCCATCAAGACATCTCTGCCAAAGAAGTCATTGAAGAAATTGCAAGCGAATGTTTTTTTAGTGTCATCTATGCAGATTCAAAAACCAAAGAAATTCTAAATTCTCAAAAACTCATTTTAAACCTCAAATCCCATAAACTTGAGTCCATCTTGCAAATCATCACTGAAGGAGCGGATTTAAAATATGAAATCAAAAAACGCCATATTGAAATCAAACGACTCCTGACCAAAACATTCAATGTTGATTACGTAGCCACTGCCCGAGTGGGTTCAAGCAACACAGATGTTATATTTTCTCAAGACGCACAAAACAACCTCTATCAAAACCAACTCTATTCATTGGAAAATCAAAACGATGTCCATCAAAGAGCAATGGCTATAGGAAGCGAACAAACTAGACTCAACATCGGTCGCAGCGGGACAAAAATTTATTCCATTGATGAACTGAATTTTTGGGGAGAGCTTGAAAATGAACTTTATGCCATTACTTATCGCCCAGGAGACAAAAATCAACCCGAAAAATCCTCTGAAACAAAAAAATCTATCGTTATCAACAAAGGTGCGGGGCTTGTGACAATCACTGCCTCGCCATCTCAAATCAAACGCGTAGAAGACTATATCTTTTTACTCAACCAAAAAATGCAAGCACAAGTTCTCATAGATGTCAATATTCTGACCATTTCACACAACAATATCGATACTGCAGGAGTGAATTGGGGAGAAATCTACAATTTGGGGATTCAAGGATTGAAAGATGGAAACAACTTGATCACTGCAGGCAAGGGGGGATTCAATTATGGGATTAATATTTTTTCTCAAGACCTCACACTAGGTAGAATTTTGGAGTTTCTCAATCATTATGGCAAAGTCAGTTCCGTCTCAAACCCAAAGGTTCTTACCCTCAACAACCAACCTGCCATCATTTCAGTAGGAAACGTATTGCGATATGCGCAGAATCTAGTCTATCAAAACAGCACCAACACAGCAGTGGTTCAAAACATAGGAGAGCATTTTCCAACCGTTTTCTCAGGAGTTCTTTTGGATGTCACGCCATCCATCAGTAAAGACTATGTGATCTTAAAAATCAATCCCTCAATCACTAAAACCAAAGATTCCAGTATAGAAAACCAACCTAATGCCCTCAAATCACCACCAAACTTATCAACCAATCAGCTCTCTTCTATTGTCAAGCTTCAAAACAATCAAAAAGTCATTCTAGGAGGACTTATCCACAAAACCCAATCCATTGTCGAAAAAAAGGTCCCTATTTTAGGCTCAATTCCCCTACTCAAATATCTTTTTTCCTATAAAAAAGATCTCAAACAAACCCAAGAAATCATTATTGTCATCACGCCTAAAATCATTACTGCTACAACTTTTCAAAAAGATTTAGGGTATGCTGGTCTAGAAGGAAACTACAATGAAAACTAA
- a CDS encoding GspE/PulE family protein yields the protein MKEIEFQNWTSDEKSCSLLPYELAFKLKAFVFSIDLPNQKITLVILKDEENINQSLLEELIKQKYPTFSIQLCAIKPKIFYTALEHIKIQEQIHFFTAQITDLKSSEANIKNLYHFILESAISQNASDIHLESKATHASFKIRKDGKIKEMARIKPKVFELLCNKIKLESKLDISEKRLPQDGRYSLSLQDKEYDFRISSIPTQHGESIVMRILYKQTRQINLDDLKLNSHNFSLIQKSIQSPYGIILVTGPTGSGKSTTLYALLETLKSHEKKLITIEDPIEYQIHLATQIQINPDYGFGFPEALRAILRQDPDIIMVGEIRDQETLQLAIQSSLTGHLVLSTIHTNDCVSTIDRLLDMGIAPYLLNSSLNTIISQRLIRKLCPECKKSNPNSQTFPKPSFIPKGCQKCNMQGFMGREAIFEVLEINPEIKSLIGKVSSLKLKEILKEKGFKTLFDDGSQKAAQGITTYEEIYRSVKE from the coding sequence ATGAAAGAAATCGAATTTCAAAATTGGACAAGCGATGAAAAATCCTGCAGCCTTTTGCCTTATGAACTAGCTTTCAAGTTAAAAGCATTCGTATTTTCAATTGATCTGCCAAATCAAAAAATAACCCTTGTCATACTCAAAGATGAAGAAAATATAAATCAAAGCCTGCTTGAAGAACTCATCAAACAAAAATACCCGACTTTTTCCATACAACTATGTGCCATAAAACCTAAAATCTTTTACACCGCTTTAGAACATATTAAAATTCAAGAACAGATCCACTTTTTTACCGCCCAAATCACTGATCTCAAAAGTTCTGAAGCAAATATCAAAAATCTTTATCATTTCATTCTTGAAAGCGCGATTTCTCAAAACGCAAGCGATATACATCTTGAATCAAAAGCAACTCACGCGAGTTTTAAAATCCGTAAAGATGGCAAAATCAAAGAGATGGCTAGGATTAAACCCAAAGTTTTTGAACTTCTTTGCAATAAAATCAAGCTCGAATCAAAACTTGACATCAGTGAAAAACGTTTGCCACAAGATGGAAGGTATAGCCTTTCATTGCAAGATAAAGAATATGATTTTAGAATTTCAAGCATTCCCACACAGCACGGAGAATCCATCGTGATGAGAATCCTTTATAAACAAACCCGTCAAATCAATTTGGATGATTTGAAACTCAACTCCCATAATTTTTCCCTGATTCAAAAAAGTATTCAATCCCCTTATGGCATCATTTTAGTCACAGGTCCTACAGGAAGTGGCAAAAGCACAACCCTTTATGCTCTGCTTGAAACGCTAAAATCGCACGAAAAAAAGCTCATCACTATTGAAGACCCCATTGAATATCAAATCCATCTTGCCACACAAATCCAAATCAATCCAGATTACGGATTTGGCTTCCCTGAAGCCCTGCGAGCCATCTTACGCCAAGATCCCGATATCATTATGGTAGGGGAAATCCGTGACCAAGAAACCCTTCAATTAGCCATTCAATCCTCACTTACAGGGCATCTTGTTCTCTCAACCATTCATACTAATGACTGCGTATCCACAATTGATCGTCTTCTTGATATGGGGATAGCACCTTATTTATTAAATTCAAGTCTGAATACTATCATCTCCCAAAGACTAATTAGAAAACTCTGCCCCGAGTGCAAAAAATCCAATCCAAACTCACAAACATTCCCAAAGCCATCTTTTATCCCCAAGGGTTGTCAAAAATGCAATATGCAAGGTTTTATGGGTAGAGAGGCGATTTTTGAAGTCTTAGAAATCAACCCTGAAATCAAATCTTTAATCGGAAAAGTTTCCTCTTTAAAACTTAAAGAAATTCTCAAAGAAAAAGGTTTTAAAACCCTTTTTGATGATGGAAGTCAAAAAGCTGCTCAAGGCATTACAACTTATGAAGAAATCTATCGAAGTGTCAAAGAATGA
- a CDS encoding type II secretion system F family protein, with product MKFLVKGIKNACPTTFKTNALSKEEAKIKAYATGIIPTQIIAIPQKNILLKSLSSHKKELIISFKQIAFMSEASLPIDEILTYCIDGSKHPKIQMMYQDILKHLHSGLSLSQAFDKHSNLIGKMRIAIIETGQNTGNLPETFRALAQELEEDQKDISKFKKKMFYPFIVILSIFVAFGILNALVIPEFIALFEEFKLELPFSTKALIFIGDLLQKWGILIVVVLGIWGILIKKFMIKSNLAMQKAHRYLLNVPAIGKIFFYRDLQRCLFTLYLCQKTGMDFKSSLKNAHSSLNNLHLKNIFFQIISDIQKGENLSQALEKTNLFNSMAKGLILAGEKSGNLDNTFQMCSEYYKELYSDTLEHFTQWLEPILTFLVGSLVLWFSLGIMMPMWSLNGA from the coding sequence ATGAAATTTCTTGTTAAAGGCATTAAAAATGCCTGTCCTACCACCTTTAAAACCAACGCCCTTTCCAAAGAAGAAGCTAAAATAAAAGCTTATGCTACAGGCATTATTCCCACACAAATCATTGCTATTCCTCAAAAAAATATTCTTCTAAAATCTCTTTCTTCGCACAAAAAAGAATTGATCATAAGTTTTAAACAAATCGCTTTTATGTCAGAGGCTTCCTTGCCCATTGATGAAATCCTCACTTATTGTATTGATGGTTCCAAACACCCAAAAATCCAAATGATGTATCAAGATATCTTAAAACACCTCCATTCAGGGCTTTCTTTAAGCCAAGCATTCGACAAACACTCAAACCTTATCGGAAAAATGAGAATCGCCATCATTGAAACAGGTCAAAACACTGGCAATCTTCCTGAAACTTTCCGTGCTTTAGCCCAAGAATTGGAAGAAGATCAAAAAGACATCTCCAAATTCAAGAAAAAAATGTTTTATCCTTTCATCGTGATTTTGAGTATTTTCGTTGCATTTGGTATTTTAAACGCACTGGTAATTCCTGAATTCATCGCTTTGTTTGAAGAATTCAAACTTGAACTCCCTTTCAGTACAAAAGCCCTTATTTTTATCGGGGATTTGTTACAAAAATGGGGAATTTTGATCGTAGTTGTGCTAGGAATTTGGGGCATTTTAATAAAAAAATTTATGATAAAATCAAATCTAGCTATGCAAAAAGCACACCGCTATCTTTTAAACGTGCCTGCCATTGGCAAAATATTTTTTTATCGCGATCTCCAAAGATGTCTTTTTACGCTCTATCTTTGTCAAAAAACGGGTATGGATTTCAAATCGTCTTTAAAAAATGCACACTCATCTTTAAATAATCTCCACCTGAAAAATATCTTTTTTCAAATTATTTCAGACATACAAAAAGGAGAAAATCTAAGTCAAGCCCTTGAAAAAACGAATCTATTCAATTCTATGGCAAAAGGTTTAATTTTAGCAGGTGAAAAAAGCGGGAATCTAGATAATACGTTTCAAATGTGTTCAGAATATTATAAAGAGCTTTATTCTGATACACTTGAACATTTCACTCAATGGCTAGAACCGATCCTAACTTTTTTAGTCGGAAGTCTTGTATTGTGGTTTTCATTAGGCATTATGATGCCGATGTGGAGCCTCAATGGTGCTTGA
- a CDS encoding Fur family transcriptional regulator: MNFEASLKEKNLKVTPQRIAILKEIEKNGHISVDDVYENIKKDYPSISLATVYKNIAALYEVNILREIKAPSQKQRYELSYDRHIHVACGKCGKLEDIKVDISSISDECAKISGYALYDTSAVFIGICPECARKEKK, encoded by the coding sequence ATGAATTTTGAAGCTAGTTTGAAAGAAAAAAACCTTAAAGTAACTCCTCAAAGGATTGCTATCTTAAAGGAGATTGAAAAAAACGGGCACATTAGTGTGGATGATGTTTATGAAAACATCAAAAAAGATTATCCTTCTATTTCGTTGGCGACGGTTTATAAAAATATCGCTGCTTTGTATGAAGTGAATATTTTGCGCGAAATTAAAGCACCATCGCAAAAACAGCGTTATGAACTCAGTTATGATCGTCATATCCACGTTGCGTGTGGAAAATGCGGAAAATTAGAAGATATTAAAGTGGATATTTCAAGCATTTCTGATGAATGTGCCAAAATAAGCGGCTATGCTTTATATGATACATCAGCTGTTTTTATCGGAATATGCCCAGAGTGCGCACGCAAGGAAAAAAAGTAA
- the ffh gene encoding signal recognition particle protein: protein MFETLSESFKTALNKIRFNDDEKSLSKALEELKKSLLRNDVYHKATKELLKNVETQTKQAGIGKQNFLNALQNSLQEILNTGGSYGFTYASKPPTIILMSGLQGSGKTTTSAKLANYLKTKNKKVLLVACDLARLAAVEQLTQLASQIEVDIFKLENATPLEIAKAAKQKAIDGQYDVMIVDTAGRLAIDSLLMEELRSIKNALNPHEIFYVADSLSGQDGVKSAATFNQEIGITGVILSKFDSDSKGGIALSIAYQLEIPLRFIGNGEKIPDLDIFIPERIISRLMGAGDIASLAEKTAGILDEQEAKNISKKLKKGQFTFTDFIAQIENIKKLGSVSSIVSMIPGLGNMAGALKNVDLDTSSEVRKIKAMVNSMTPKERNNPDLLNGSRRKRIALGSGLEVSDINRIVKQFDNAAKMAKRLSSKGGMQELMQMMGQMRGKSNNS, encoded by the coding sequence TTGTTTGAGACACTCAGTGAATCATTTAAAACCGCTCTAAACAAAATCCGTTTTAACGATGATGAAAAATCACTTTCCAAAGCCTTGGAAGAATTAAAAAAATCACTTCTGCGAAACGATGTTTATCACAAAGCGACCAAAGAATTATTAAAAAATGTCGAAACCCAAACCAAGCAAGCTGGCATCGGCAAGCAAAATTTCTTAAACGCACTTCAAAATAGTTTGCAAGAAATTTTAAACACGGGCGGAAGCTATGGTTTTACTTATGCTTCCAAACCTCCTACAATCATTCTAATGAGTGGGCTTCAAGGAAGTGGAAAAACCACCACATCGGCTAAATTAGCCAACTACTTAAAAACTAAAAATAAAAAAGTTTTGCTCGTAGCTTGCGACCTTGCCCGTTTAGCAGCCGTCGAACAACTCACCCAACTTGCTTCCCAAATCGAAGTGGATATTTTTAAACTTGAAAACGCAACCCCCTTAGAAATCGCTAAAGCTGCCAAACAAAAAGCTATCGATGGACAATATGATGTGATGATCGTCGATACCGCCGGAAGACTAGCAATTGATTCACTCCTGATGGAAGAGCTTCGATCCATCAAAAATGCTTTAAATCCTCACGAAATTTTTTACGTTGCAGATTCTTTAAGCGGTCAAGACGGGGTTAAAAGTGCAGCTACTTTCAATCAAGAGATTGGAATCACTGGAGTTATTTTGAGCAAATTTGACAGCGATTCTAAAGGTGGTATTGCCCTTTCAATTGCCTATCAATTAGAAATTCCCTTGCGCTTCATCGGAAATGGAGAGAAGATCCCTGATTTAGACATCTTCATACCCGAAAGAATCATCTCAAGACTGATGGGAGCTGGAGACATTGCCTCATTAGCGGAAAAAACAGCTGGTATTTTAGATGAGCAAGAAGCCAAAAATATCAGTAAGAAACTCAAAAAAGGTCAATTTACATTCACCGACTTTATCGCTCAAATAGAAAATATCAAGAAACTTGGCTCAGTGAGTTCAATTGTCTCAATGATTCCAGGTCTTGGAAATATGGCTGGAGCACTTAAAAATGTAGATTTAGACACATCAAGTGAAGTACGCAAAATTAAAGCAATGGTCAATTCAATGACACCAAAAGAAAGAAATAATCCCGATCTTTTAAATGGAAGTCGCAGAAAAAGAATCGCTTTAGGGAGCGGTCTTGAAGTGAGTGATATTAATCGAATTGTGAAGCAATTTGACAATGCTGCCAAAATGGCAAAACGCCTAAGTTCCAAAGGAGGAATGCAGGAACTAATGCAAATGATGGGACAAATGAGGGGAAAATCAAACAATTCTTGA
- the rpsP gene encoding 30S ribosomal protein S16, translating into MATVIRLTRMGRKKKPFYRIVVTDSRKRRDGGWIESIGYYNPLKEPADIKIDTERLNYWKSVGAKMSERVSKLSSGK; encoded by the coding sequence ATGGCAACAGTGATCAGATTAACTCGAATGGGAAGAAAGAAAAAACCTTTTTATCGAATCGTCGTGACCGATTCTCGGAAGAGAAGAGATGGAGGATGGATTGAATCGATTGGTTATTACAACCCTTTAAAAGAGCCTGCCGACATTAAAATCGATACCGAAAGGCTAAACTATTGGAAAAGTGTGGGCGCCAAAATGAGCGAAAGAGTAAGCAAATTATCTTCGGGAAAATAA
- a CDS encoding KH domain-containing protein — protein sequence MIEQFLQDYVKKIVQYPQKVKVSLSSTEDGCKDIVIYASPIDIGRVIGKDGKMISAIKTFISGAKAKDGFTYKVVVQANENPR from the coding sequence ATGATAGAGCAGTTTTTACAAGATTATGTCAAAAAAATTGTCCAATATCCTCAAAAAGTAAAAGTTTCTTTGAGTTCAACTGAAGATGGGTGCAAGGATATTGTGATTTATGCTTCCCCCATAGACATAGGTAGGGTTATTGGCAAAGATGGCAAGATGATCAGTGCGATTAAAACTTTTATTTCCGGAGCAAAAGCAAAAGACGGCTTTACATACAAAGTAGTTGTTCAAGCAAATGAAAATCCAAGATAA
- the rimM gene encoding ribosome maturation factor RimM (Essential for efficient processing of 16S rRNA): MKIQDNYSLIEIGKIGKTIGLNGGLKLHLVTDFPQSIQENLELTLKSSQKHSSLCHTLTIKSFNPQNSIVFFKEIENIDQAKTLCNLIAYASLEDTKKLCPLKTDEYFWFDMIGCEIIEDKEMLGEVDGIERIGSTDYLLVKTSEKLKSQGLPKTFMIPYIEYFISKTSLEEKTIFAKGAKAILEAS; encoded by the coding sequence ATGAAAATCCAAGATAACTATTCTTTAATAGAAATAGGGAAGATTGGCAAAACAATCGGATTAAATGGGGGGTTAAAACTGCATTTAGTCACTGATTTTCCTCAAAGTATCCAAGAAAATCTTGAACTAACCCTCAAATCCTCCCAAAAACATTCCTCTCTTTGCCATACTCTCACAATCAAAAGCTTCAATCCCCAAAATTCTATAGTTTTTTTCAAAGAAATTGAAAATATTGATCAAGCCAAAACACTTTGCAATCTCATTGCTTATGCAAGTCTTGAAGACACAAAAAAACTATGCCCTTTAAAAACAGATGAATATTTTTGGTTTGATATGATTGGATGTGAAATTATAGAAGACAAAGAGATGCTTGGGGAAGTGGATGGCATAGAGCGTATCGGATCAACTGATTATCTGTTGGTAAAAACTTCAGAGAAACTCAAATCTCAAGGACTGCCAAAAACTTTTATGATCCCCTATATTGAGTATTTTATATCCAAAACCTCCCTAGAGGAAAAGACTATTTTTGCCAAAGGGGCAAAAGCCATTTTAGAGGCGAGCTAA
- the trmD gene encoding tRNA (guanosine(37)-N1)-methyltransferase TrmD: protein MRFSFLSLFPNLISSYFQDSILKNAIKKNLIQICITNIRDYAKDKYQKADYPQIGGGAGQVLRPDLIKDALDNIPDPKHIIFLSPTAKPFTQTDAIRLASKQHIVFVCGRYEGFDERCVEMCANEVFSIGDFILTGGELAALCLCDSISRQIKGVLGNPESLIGESFEFSLLEAPNFSRIMDLEKKFQNFLPPSEYSKGNHSRIADLKNNLAILKTKYFRPDLYQKWKAIKRVCNEK, encoded by the coding sequence ATGCGTTTCAGCTTCTTGAGTTTATTCCCAAACTTAATTTCTTCCTACTTCCAAGATTCTATTCTAAAAAATGCGATTAAAAAAAATCTCATTCAAATTTGTATCACAAATATTAGAGATTATGCAAAAGATAAATATCAAAAAGCAGATTATCCTCAAATTGGGGGTGGAGCTGGACAAGTTTTAAGACCCGATTTGATTAAAGACGCTCTTGATAACATTCCTGACCCCAAGCATATCATTTTCCTTTCTCCAACTGCAAAACCTTTCACGCAAACTGATGCGATCCGACTTGCTTCAAAACAACATATTGTCTTTGTTTGCGGGCGTTATGAGGGGTTTGATGAACGCTGCGTCGAAATGTGTGCGAATGAAGTCTTTTCAATTGGGGATTTTATTTTAACAGGCGGAGAACTAGCTGCTCTATGTCTTTGCGATAGTATTTCTAGACAAATAAAAGGAGTTTTAGGAAACCCTGAATCTCTGATTGGTGAAAGTTTTGAATTTTCTCTTTTGGAAGCCCCAAATTTTTCAAGAATAATGGATTTGGAAAAAAAATTCCAAAATTTTCTTCCGCCTTCAGAGTATTCAAAGGGAAATCATAGTAGAATTGCCGACTTAAAAAATAATTTGGCGATTTTGAAGACAAAATATTTCAGGCCAGATTTATATCAAAAATGGAAAGCAATAAAAAGGGTATGTAATGAAAAATAG
- the rplS gene encoding 50S ribosomal protein L19: MKNRYIENFEKSQIGDKKVPNFKAGDTVKLGIKIKEGEKSRIQNFEGICISIRGNGVDRTFTIRKMGANNIGVEKTFPLYSESLESIDVLRIGRVRRAKLYYLRDRKGKSARIKELRK; encoded by the coding sequence ATGAAAAATAGGTATATTGAGAACTTTGAAAAATCTCAAATCGGTGATAAAAAAGTTCCAAATTTTAAAGCTGGCGATACAGTAAAATTGGGAATAAAAATCAAAGAAGGCGAAAAAAGTCGGATTCAAAATTTTGAAGGGATTTGTATCTCTATTCGTGGAAATGGCGTTGATAGAACTTTTACGATCAGAAAAATGGGAGCTAATAATATTGGCGTAGAAAAGACTTTTCCTCTTTACAGCGAAAGTCTTGAGAGCATTGATGTCTTAAGAATCGGTAGAGTCAGAAGAGCTAAGCTTTATTACCTCAGAGACAGAAAAGGTAAATCTGCAAGAATCAAAGAACTTAGAAAATAA